The DNA region TGAACCAGGGCATCCCGGCGCAGGCCTACATCGACCGCGCGTGGGCGGCGGCGTTCATCCTCATCGTCATCGTCATGGTCCTCAACCTGGTCGCGCGCCTGATCGCCAAGGTGTTCGCCCCCAAGACCGGCCGCTGAGCCGGCAGAAGGAATCTCGTGTCCAAGAGCATCGAAGTCAACGACCTCAACGTCTACTACGGCGACTTCCTCGCCGTGGAGGGCGTCTCCCTGCAGATCGAGCCGCGCAGCGTCACCGCCTTCATCGGCCCCTCCGGCTGCGGCAAGTCCACGTTCCTGCGCACGCTCAACCGCATGCACGAAGTCATCCCCGGCGCCCGCGTGGAGGGCGAGGTGCTGCTGGACGGCGACGACCTGTATGCCGCGAGCGTGGACCCCGTGCTGGTGCGCCGTCAGGTGGGCATGGTCTTCCAGCGCCCCAACCCGTTCCCGACGATGTCGATCAAGGAGAACGTCCTGGCGGGGGTGAAGCTGAACAACAAGCGCATCTCGAAGTCGGACGCCGACGATCTCGTGGAGAGGTCCCTGACCGGCGCGAACCTGTGGAACGAGGTCAAGGACCGCCTGGACAAGCCCGGCTCGAGCCTGTCCGGCGGGCAGCAGCAGCGGCTGTGCATCGCCCGCGCGATCGCGGTCTCACCGCAGGTGCTGCTGATGGACGAGCCGTGCTCTGCGCTGGATCCCATCTCCACGTACGCGATCGAAGAGCTGATCGGCAAGCTGAAGAACGACTACACGATCGTGATCGTCACGCACAACATGCAGCAGGCCTCGCGCGTCTCGGACCGGACCGCCTTCTTCAACATCGCCGGCACCGGCAAGCCGGGCAAGCTGATCGAATACGGCGACACCCGCACGATCTTCACCCACCCCAGCGTGCAGGCGACAGAGGACTACGTCTCCGGACGGTTCGGCTAGAGCGCGCGCACCGCCGGGTTCAGTCGCGCGGGCTGAGCAGGTACTGGTTCAGCCGCGCCGTGAACTCCGCGTCCAGCGGGATCGGCGCGCCGTCGATCTCGGTGATCGGGGCGGCCAGGCGCACCGAGGACACCAACCACGCGGCATCCGCCTGCGGCAGCTCGTCGGTCGGGATGCCGCGATACTGCGTGGCCAGTCCCTGCTGCTCGAGCCAGGCGAACACGCTCAGCTGGGTCGTGCCGTGCAGGATGCCGCCACTGGGCGCCGGCGTGAGGTACACGTCGCCGACCCGCAGGATCAGCGACGCGGTCGGCGCCTCGAAGACGATGCCGTCGGTGGAGACGAAGATCGCATCGTCGGCTCCGCGGCGCTTGGCCTCGCGGATCGCAGCCATGTTCACCGCGTACGAGAGCGTCTTCGCGCCGAGGAGGAGCCAGGGCGCGCGCGCCGGAACCGCGCTGTCGTAGCCGCGCTCGAGCGTGACCACCCGGACACCGCGGACGCGGACCGCGGTGAAGTCGGGGGCGGGGTTCGCGGTGATCCAGGCGGTGGGGGCCGGCCCGTGGTCCACGCCGCGGCTGAGGATGAGCTTGATCACGCTCTCGCCCGGCCCGCAATGGGCGGCGGCCAGTGCGGTGGCCGCTCGCCACTGCTCCAGATTCGGTACGGGCAGGTCGCAGATCTCGGCGGAATGCGCGAGGCGGTCC from Microbacterium sp. zg-B185 includes:
- a CDS encoding aminotransferase class IV; this translates as MVSRYALIIDPASPDDPRADFTSTFAEVDPAAPALSVGELSTQRGDGIFESVGVVDGHAQEVQAHLDRLAHSAEICDLPVPNLEQWRAATALAAAHCGPGESVIKLILSRGVDHGPAPTAWITANPAPDFTAVRVRGVRVVTLERGYDSAVPARAPWLLLGAKTLSYAVNMAAIREAKRRGADDAIFVSTDGIVFEAPTASLILRVGDVYLTPAPSGGILHGTTQLSVFAWLEQQGLATQYRGIPTDELPQADAAWLVSSVRLAAPITEIDGAPIPLDAEFTARLNQYLLSPRD
- the pstB gene encoding phosphate ABC transporter ATP-binding protein PstB, encoding MSKSIEVNDLNVYYGDFLAVEGVSLQIEPRSVTAFIGPSGCGKSTFLRTLNRMHEVIPGARVEGEVLLDGDDLYAASVDPVLVRRQVGMVFQRPNPFPTMSIKENVLAGVKLNNKRISKSDADDLVERSLTGANLWNEVKDRLDKPGSSLSGGQQQRLCIARAIAVSPQVLLMDEPCSALDPISTYAIEELIGKLKNDYTIVIVTHNMQQASRVSDRTAFFNIAGTGKPGKLIEYGDTRTIFTHPSVQATEDYVSGRFG